The sequence AGCTGCTCGGGACGCTGAACAGCGCCTGGCCGCTGCTGGAGGCGGCCGACCTCGTCGCCGACCTGTGGTCGGTCCCCGCCTACCTTCGCAAGTGCGCCCCGTGGCTGTCAGCGGCCGACGTCCAGAGGCTGCGGCGCCGGGACGCCCAGGCCTGGACGGTGTCCGACCTGCCGCTCCTGGACGCGGCCCGCCAGCGGCTCGGCGACCCGGCTGCCTCCCGGCGCCGACGTCAGCGCTCGGCTGCCGTCGCCGCGGAGCGCGAGGGGATGGCGCGGGTCGTCGACAACCTGATCCAGTCCGACGACGACGGCGAGGGCGTGGTGACGATCCTGCGCGGCGAGGACATCCAGACCCACTGGGTGGACGAGGACGCGCTGGCCGAGCCGGACCGGGACGTGCTCGCCGGGCCGTTCGCGCACGTCGTCGTGGACGAGGCCCAGGAGCTCACCGACGCGGAATGGCAGATGCTGCTGCTGCGCTGCCCGTCCCGCAGCTTCACCGTCGTCGGGGACCGGGCGCAGGCCAGGCACGGGTTCACCGAGTCGTGGCGGGAACGGCTCGGCCGGGTCGGGCTCGACCGGGTCACCCTGGCCTCGCTGAGCATCAACTACCGGACGCCCGAGGAGGTCATGGCCGCGGCCGAGCCCGTCATCCGCGCCGTGCTGCCGGACGCCAACGTGCCGACCTCGATCCGCGCGAACGGCCGTCCCGTCGTCCACGGATCCGTCGCCGAGCTGGGCTCGATCCTCGACGGCTGGCTCGCCGAGAACGCCGACGGGATCGCCTGCGTCATCAGCACCCGTGCCGACCAGGCCCAGACGTTCCCGGCGACGCCGCGCGTCCGGTCGTTGACGCCCGAGCTGTCGAAGGGTCTCGAGTTCGACCTGGTCGTCCTCATCGACCCGGAGACGTTCGGCACGGGCATCGAGGGAGCCGTCGACCGCTACGTCGCGATGACCCGGGCGACCCAGCAGCTCGTCATTCTGACGAGCTGACCTCCTGGCCGGTGGGGTCGAGGCCGCGGAAGAAGCGCACCACCGGCGGCGGGCTGAGCTGGACGCGTTCCGGCCGGGACATCGTGCCCGACGCCTGCGCGAGGCCGAGCGCGGCCTTGGCCGCCTCGACGTCACCGTCGATCTCGTAGACCGCGAGGAAGGTGTCGGAGTCGAGGGAGGCCAGCCGGCGGGCGGAGACGAAGCCGTCCACCTTGAGGATCTCGGGCAGGTGCGTCTGGTCGTACCACTCGTGGTAGGCCGCGAGCTCCTCGGGCGAGCTGGGCCGGGATTCGACGATGAGCAGGCCGCTGGGCATGCGGAGGTCCTTTCGGTCGTGGTCAGGCGCCTTCGTTGTCAGGCGCTCTTGTGGACGTGGCCGTCCTTCATGACGAACCGGACGTCCTGGGTGGCGGTGATGTCCTGGGTCGGGTCGCCGGGCACGGCGATGATGTCGGCGAGGTAGCCGTCGCGCAGGCGGCCCAACTCGTGGTCGCGTTCGATGAGCTCCGCGCTGGTGACGGTCGCCGCGCGCAGGGCCTGGAGCGGTGTCATGCCGCGGGCGACCAGCGCGGCCAGTTCCTTCGCATTGTCGCCGTGCGGGACGGCCGGTGCGTCGGTGCCGCAGGCGATCTTCACGCCGGCGGCGATGGCCTTGGGGAGCATGGCCCTGGCCTGGGGAAACACCACGGCGGCCTTCGCCTGGAGCTCCGGCGCCGCCCGCGCGATGTCCATCGCGTCGGTCAGGTAGGTGGTGGACACGAGGAACGTGCCGGCCTCGGCCATCAGCTTCAGCGTCTCGTCGCTGGCCAGGAAGCCGTGTTCGACGCAGTCGATCCCGGCCTCGACGCAGGCCCGGACGGCCCGGTCGCCGACCGCGTGGGCGGCGACCCGGATGTCGGCCCGGTGCGCCTCGTCGGCGATCGCGGCCAGCTCCTCGTCGGAGTACTGCTGGGCGCCGGGGCCGGTGCTGTGCGACATCACGCCGCCCGAGGCGGACACCTTGATGACCTTGGCGCCGTGCCGGATCTGGTAGCGCACGCAGTGGCGCACCTGGTCGACGCCGTTCGCGATCCCCTCGCCGACGCTCAGCGGCATGATCCCCGGAGCCAGCCGCTGGAACACCGTCGGGTCCAGATGGCCGCCGTACGGGGTGACCGCATGGCCGGCCGGGACGATCCGGGGGCCCTCCACCCAACCCTGGTCGACGGCGCGTTGCAGCGCGACATCCAGGAGGTAGCCGCCGGTCTTGACCATCAGGCCCAGATTGCGGACGGTCGTGAACCCGGCCAGCAGGGTCTTGCGGGCGTTGATGGTCGAGCGCAGCGTCCGGTACGCCGGGTCGTCCTGAACGCCGTGCATCGGCAGCGGCAGGCCCGTCGGGGTCTCCGGTCCGCCGATCAGGAGGTTGAGCTCCATGTCCATCAGTCCGGGCAGTAACGTCACGTCGCCCAGATCGAGTTCCGTCGCCCCGGTGGGGAGCTGCTCCGGGTTGATCCCGGTGATGCGGTTGCCCTCGACCACGATCACCGCGGGGGACCGGACCTCGTCCGCGTCGAGGTCCAGCCAGCGGTCGGCCCGCAGGACGATCGGCCCGGTCACGGCGTCGGCTCCACGAAGCAGTCGAAGCTCGTCGCGCCGGTATCCGGGACCCTCGGCTGATGCCAGATCTCGACCGGGAACGACGCCTGGACCATCGAGTAGAGCAGGTACAGCAGGTTCAGCGCGTCGTCCGGCAGGGCGTCGTACGGCAGCTTCTCCAGGTAGGCCATGGCGTCCTCGGCGCGCGGGGTGATCGCGGCGTAGAAGGCCTCCATCTCCTC is a genomic window of Pseudofrankia inefficax containing:
- a CDS encoding DUF4286 family protein; the encoded protein is MPSGLLIVESRPSSPEELAAYHEWYDQTHLPEILKVDGFVSARRLASLDSDTFLAVYEIDGDVEAAKAALGLAQASGTMSRPERVQLSPPPVVRFFRGLDPTGQEVSSSE
- a CDS encoding metal-dependent hydrolase family protein; protein product: MTGPIVLRADRWLDLDADEVRSPAVIVVEGNRITGINPEQLPTGATELDLGDVTLLPGLMDMELNLLIGGPETPTGLPLPMHGVQDDPAYRTLRSTINARKTLLAGFTTVRNLGLMVKTGGYLLDVALQRAVDQGWVEGPRIVPAGHAVTPYGGHLDPTVFQRLAPGIMPLSVGEGIANGVDQVRHCVRYQIRHGAKVIKVSASGGVMSHSTGPGAQQYSDEELAAIADEAHRADIRVAAHAVGDRAVRACVEAGIDCVEHGFLASDETLKLMAEAGTFLVSTTYLTDAMDIARAAPELQAKAAVVFPQARAMLPKAIAAGVKIACGTDAPAVPHGDNAKELAALVARGMTPLQALRAATVTSAELIERDHELGRLRDGYLADIIAVPGDPTQDITATQDVRFVMKDGHVHKSA